From Streptomyces asiaticus, one genomic window encodes:
- a CDS encoding GntR family transcriptional regulator, translated as MGTTQLESVPEPKYWHLKTVLSDALDSEFAVGEILPNERELAARFGVARATLRQALEQLELEGRLQRRRGVGTTVAPPRVGVAVGDYAHGWTDTSGENTWQTVDGTEVAPPAEVARLLETDPDTPVHRVRRTRMSHGQPLAAELLYVPAESVPGLAAIDTPSGLARARAVLRELRRLELEGREQTVELGSARADDAKELDRLPGAPVLLVTTRYVAQGRTAAVAVATYRADTCRLTFGDAGDELLAG; from the coding sequence GTGGGGACCACGCAGCTGGAATCGGTGCCAGAGCCCAAGTACTGGCATCTGAAGACCGTGCTCAGCGACGCACTCGACTCGGAGTTCGCGGTCGGCGAGATCCTGCCCAACGAGCGCGAGCTGGCCGCCCGCTTCGGCGTCGCCCGCGCCACCCTCCGACAGGCCCTCGAGCAGCTCGAGCTGGAGGGCAGGCTCCAGCGCCGCCGCGGCGTCGGCACCACCGTCGCCCCGCCCCGCGTCGGCGTGGCCGTCGGGGACTACGCCCACGGCTGGACCGACACCTCCGGCGAGAACACCTGGCAGACCGTCGACGGCACCGAGGTGGCCCCGCCCGCCGAGGTCGCCCGGCTGCTGGAGACCGACCCCGACACCCCGGTTCACCGGGTGCGCCGCACCCGGATGAGCCACGGCCAGCCGCTCGCCGCCGAGCTGCTGTACGTACCGGCCGAGTCCGTCCCCGGCCTCGCCGCCATCGACACCCCCAGCGGGCTGGCCCGCGCCCGCGCCGTGCTGCGCGAGCTGCGCCGGCTGGAGCTCGAGGGCCGTGAGCAGACCGTGGAGCTCGGCTCGGCCCGCGCGGACGACGCCAAGGAGCTCGACCGGCTGCCCGGCGCCCCCGTCCTCCTCGTGACCACCCGCTATGTGGCCCAGGGCCGCACCGCGGCCGTCGCCGTGGCCACCTACCGGGCCGACACCTGCCGGCTCACCTTCGGCGACGCGGGCGACGAACTGCTGGCGGGCTGA
- a CDS encoding SDR family oxidoreductase, with protein MDQVTVVTGGSRGIGAAVAVRLARAGHGVAIGYEHARDAAERWAEAVRAEGMRAMVVQADTSDAEQVEAMFDRVREELGRITGLVNNAGITGPLGRFTETSPEVMRRVVDVNVTGALLCARRAAREMSTRHGGQGGAIVNISSGAATTGSPGEYVHYAASKAAVDAMTVGLSKELAAEGVRVNSVQPGMTLTDIHARMGDPERPWRVQGRVPMGRPGEPEEIAGAVAWLLSPEASYTTGAVLRVAGGL; from the coding sequence ATGGACCAGGTCACGGTGGTCACGGGGGGCAGTCGCGGCATCGGCGCGGCGGTGGCGGTGCGGCTCGCGCGCGCCGGGCACGGCGTCGCGATCGGCTACGAGCACGCGCGGGACGCGGCGGAGCGGTGGGCGGAGGCGGTGCGCGCGGAGGGGATGCGGGCGATGGTCGTCCAGGCCGACACCAGCGACGCGGAGCAGGTCGAGGCGATGTTCGACCGGGTGCGCGAGGAGCTGGGCCGGATCACCGGTCTGGTCAACAACGCCGGGATCACGGGGCCGTTGGGCCGCTTCACCGAGACCTCGCCGGAGGTGATGCGCCGCGTCGTGGACGTCAATGTGACCGGGGCCCTGCTGTGCGCCCGGCGCGCGGCGCGCGAGATGTCCACGCGCCACGGCGGGCAGGGCGGCGCCATCGTCAACATCTCCTCGGGCGCGGCGACGACCGGCAGCCCCGGGGAGTATGTGCACTACGCGGCGAGCAAGGCGGCGGTCGACGCGATGACCGTCGGGCTGTCGAAGGAGCTGGCGGCGGAGGGGGTCCGGGTCAACTCGGTGCAGCCCGGGATGACGCTGACCGACATCCACGCGCGGATGGGCGACCCCGAGCGGCCGTGGCGCGTCCAGGGGCGGGTGCCGATGGGGCGCCCGGGCGAACCGGAGGAGATCGCGGGCGCGGTGGCGTGGCTGCTGTCGCCGGAGGCGTCGTACACGACGGGGGCGGTGCTGCGGGTCGCGGGCGGGCTGTAG
- a CDS encoding alkaline phosphatase D family protein yields MGRESGTGIGRRTVLQGSAAASAALAVPTVASAAAAAASGAPAQALSGRPSTQWGVQVGDVTTSSGLVWVRSDRPARMIVETSATESFARAKRWHGPLVGPGTDFTGRTALHGLPAGSQVHYRVLLADPEDPRRTSEPVHGTFRTVPERRKGVRFVWSGDLAGQGWGINPDHGGYRIFEEMRRREPDFFLCSGDNIYADGPMTETVKLPDGSTWRNLITPEKTKVAETLDEYRGNFRYNLLDPALRRFHAEVPTITQWDDHEVLNNWYPGEILVDDRYTEKNVNVLAARARQAFAEYFPISTLRPDASGRVYRVQHQGPLLDVFVLDCRTYRDPNSPNRQPEDAQGILGAEQLAWLKRELSRSRAVWKVIACDMPLGLVVPDGKTDFEAVAQGDPGAPLGRELQMAELLRHIKHRKITGTVWLTADVHYTSAQHYDPSRAAFKDFAPFWEFVSGPLNAGAFPAVKLDGTFGPEQPFVKAPTVANVSPAEGFQFYGEVDIDGDSAEMTVRLREDGGKVLFTKTLRPGLVGQ; encoded by the coding sequence ATGGGGCGGGAATCGGGCACAGGGATCGGGCGGCGCACGGTATTGCAGGGATCGGCGGCCGCCTCGGCGGCGCTCGCGGTGCCCACCGTGGCATCGGCCGCCGCGGCGGCCGCGTCCGGCGCGCCCGCTCAGGCGCTGTCGGGGCGGCCGAGTACCCAGTGGGGCGTGCAGGTGGGCGATGTGACGACGTCGTCGGGGCTGGTGTGGGTCCGCTCCGACCGTCCGGCCCGGATGATCGTGGAGACCTCGGCGACCGAGTCCTTCGCGCGGGCCAAGCGCTGGCACGGTCCGCTGGTCGGCCCCGGCACCGACTTCACCGGGCGCACCGCGCTGCACGGTCTGCCCGCCGGGAGCCAGGTGCACTACCGGGTGCTGCTGGCCGACCCGGAGGACCCGCGCCGCACCAGTGAGCCGGTGCACGGCACGTTCCGTACGGTTCCCGAGCGCCGTAAGGGCGTGCGTTTCGTCTGGTCGGGCGATCTGGCGGGCCAGGGCTGGGGCATCAACCCGGACCACGGCGGCTACCGGATCTTCGAGGAGATGCGCCGCCGGGAGCCGGACTTCTTCCTGTGCAGCGGCGACAACATCTACGCGGACGGCCCGATGACGGAGACCGTCAAGCTGCCCGACGGCTCCACCTGGCGCAACCTCATCACCCCGGAGAAGACCAAGGTCGCCGAGACGCTGGACGAGTACCGGGGCAACTTCCGGTACAACCTCCTCGACCCCGCCCTGCGCCGGTTCCACGCCGAGGTGCCGACCATCACCCAGTGGGACGACCACGAGGTGCTCAACAACTGGTACCCGGGCGAGATCCTGGTCGACGACCGCTACACCGAGAAGAACGTCAACGTGCTGGCGGCCCGCGCGCGCCAGGCGTTCGCCGAGTACTTCCCGATCAGCACGCTGCGGCCGGACGCGAGCGGCCGGGTCTACCGGGTCCAGCACCAGGGCCCGCTGCTGGACGTCTTCGTGCTGGACTGCCGTACGTACCGCGACCCCAACTCGCCGAACCGCCAGCCGGAGGACGCCCAGGGCATCCTCGGCGCCGAGCAGCTGGCGTGGCTCAAGCGCGAGCTGTCGCGCTCGCGCGCGGTGTGGAAGGTCATCGCCTGCGACATGCCGCTGGGCCTGGTGGTCCCGGACGGGAAGACCGACTTCGAGGCCGTCGCGCAGGGCGACCCGGGCGCCCCGCTCGGCCGTGAGCTCCAGATGGCCGAGTTGCTGCGGCACATCAAGCACCGGAAGATCACCGGCACGGTGTGGCTGACGGCGGACGTCCACTACACGTCGGCGCAGCACTACGACCCGTCGCGGGCTGCGTTCAAGGACTTCGCGCCCTTCTGGGAGTTCGTCTCCGGTCCGCTGAACGCGGGGGCCTTCCCGGCGGTGAAGCTGGACGGCACGTTCGGCCCGGAGCAGCCCTTCGTCAAGGCGCCGACGGTGGCGAACGTCTCGCCCGCCGAGGGCTTCCAGTTCTACGGCGAGGTGGACATCGACGGCGACAGCGCCGAGATGACGGTCCGGCTGCGCGAGGACGGCGGGAAGGTGCTGTTCACCAAGACTCTGCGCCCGGGTCTGGTCGGCCAGTAG
- a CDS encoding ROK family protein has product MGRLTGGDPSLLRRINSAVVLHALRAATASGAAAGGGQDEAGGCAGSSSLTDLTRVTGLSRPTVEGVIDGLADSGLVVEVPAEEGGVRRQGRPARRFRFRAEAGHLLGIEIGPHRVAALLSDLDGRPLGSIVREVSEKASADERLERVRTTVADLLRRAGVARFSLRAVGVGSPGVVEADGTVHLCTALPGWTGLPLGERLRRSFRCPVLVENDANTAAVAEHWKGAAVGSDDVVFVLAGLSPGAGSLIGGRLHRGFGGAAGEIGALHLLGQEAAPEEVLSTTGEPLNPLDEAQVAHVFALARDGDERARAAVDRFVRRLVHDTAALVLALDPEVVVVGGWAAGLDGVLAPLRDELSRYCLRPPQVALSLLGEAAVTTGALRLALDHVEQELFAVDSTVTTRRASR; this is encoded by the coding sequence TTGGGGCGGCTCACCGGCGGGGATCCGTCTCTGCTGCGACGCATCAACTCCGCCGTGGTCCTGCACGCGCTGCGCGCGGCGACCGCGTCCGGCGCGGCCGCCGGGGGTGGCCAGGACGAGGCGGGTGGCTGCGCCGGGAGCTCGAGCCTCACCGATCTGACCCGGGTGACCGGGCTGTCCCGGCCCACCGTCGAGGGGGTGATCGACGGGCTCGCCGACAGCGGTCTGGTGGTCGAGGTGCCCGCCGAGGAGGGCGGCGTACGGCGTCAGGGACGCCCCGCGCGGCGCTTCCGCTTCCGGGCCGAGGCCGGGCATCTGCTGGGCATAGAGATAGGGCCGCACCGGGTGGCCGCGCTCCTGTCGGACCTCGATGGTCGCCCGCTCGGCTCGATCGTGCGCGAGGTGTCGGAGAAGGCGTCCGCGGACGAGCGGCTGGAGCGGGTGCGCACCACCGTGGCGGATCTGCTGCGACGCGCCGGGGTGGCCCGGTTCTCGCTGCGCGCGGTCGGGGTGGGCAGCCCCGGCGTCGTCGAGGCCGACGGCACCGTCCATCTGTGCACCGCGCTCCCCGGCTGGACCGGGCTGCCCCTGGGCGAGCGGCTGCGGCGGTCCTTCCGCTGTCCGGTGCTGGTGGAGAACGACGCGAACACGGCCGCGGTGGCCGAGCACTGGAAGGGCGCGGCGGTCGGTTCTGACGATGTGGTCTTCGTGCTGGCCGGGTTGAGCCCGGGGGCCGGGTCGCTGATCGGCGGGCGGCTGCACCGCGGCTTCGGCGGCGCGGCCGGGGAGATCGGGGCGCTGCATCTGCTGGGCCAGGAGGCCGCCCCGGAGGAGGTGCTCTCCACGACGGGGGAGCCGCTGAACCCGCTGGACGAGGCGCAGGTGGCGCATGTCTTCGCGCTGGCCAGGGACGGCGACGAACGGGCGCGGGCGGCCGTGGACCGCTTCGTGCGCAGGCTGGTGCACGACACGGCGGCCCTGGTGCTGGCGCTGGACCCCGAGGTCGTGGTGGTGGGCGGCTGGGCCGCCGGTCTCGACGGGGTGCTGGCCCCGCTGCGCGATGAGCTGTCGCGCTACTGTCTGCGGCCCCCGCAGGTCGCGCTCTCGCTGCTCGGCGAGGCGGCGGTGACCACGGGGGCGCTGCGGTTAGCCCTGGACCATGTGGAGCAGGAGCTGTTCGCGGTCGACAGCACGGTGACGACCCGCCGCGCGAGCCGCTGA
- a CDS encoding alpha/beta fold hydrolase, which translates to MPASLSFSVAAPGGPRTARVVHERRGAGRPLVLLHGIGHHWQAWEPVLDILAVDRDVIAVDLPGFGASDALPDGIPYDLDGVVPVLDALFEALGVKRPDVAGNSLGGLIALELGRLGLVRSVTALSPARFWTEAERRYAFSVLAAMRAGARALPPPMVAWLARGAAGRAALTGAIYARPARRSPDAVVAETRAMREAVGFGATLAAGSSGLFTHDIPDVPVTIAWGSRDRVLPRRQGVRAKRVIPGARLVRLPGCGHVPMNDDPALVARVILDGSR; encoded by the coding sequence ATGCCCGCGTCCCTCTCCTTCTCCGTCGCCGCCCCCGGCGGCCCCCGCACCGCCCGGGTCGTCCACGAACGGCGCGGCGCGGGACGGCCGTTGGTGCTGCTGCACGGCATCGGCCACCACTGGCAGGCATGGGAGCCGGTGCTGGACATCCTCGCCGTCGACCGCGATGTGATCGCCGTGGATCTGCCCGGCTTCGGGGCGTCGGACGCGCTGCCGGACGGCATCCCGTACGACCTCGACGGCGTCGTACCCGTGCTCGACGCGCTCTTCGAGGCCCTCGGCGTCAAGCGCCCCGACGTGGCCGGGAACTCGCTCGGCGGGCTGATCGCCCTGGAGCTGGGCCGGCTCGGGCTCGTACGGTCGGTCACCGCGCTGTCCCCGGCCCGGTTCTGGACCGAGGCCGAGCGGCGTTACGCCTTCAGTGTGCTGGCCGCGATGCGGGCCGGGGCGCGGGCGCTGCCGCCGCCGATGGTGGCGTGGCTGGCCCGCGGCGCGGCCGGACGGGCCGCGCTGACCGGCGCCATTTACGCCCGGCCCGCGCGGCGTTCACCGGACGCCGTCGTCGCCGAGACGCGGGCGATGCGCGAGGCGGTCGGCTTCGGCGCCACGCTGGCCGCCGGAAGCTCCGGGCTGTTCACCCACGACATCCCCGATGTCCCGGTCACCATCGCCTGGGGCTCGCGCGACCGGGTGCTGCCGCGCCGCCAGGGCGTCCGCGCCAAGCGGGTGATCCCCGGCGCCCGGCTGGTCCGCCTCCCCGGCTGTGGCCATGTGCCCATGAACGACGATCCCGCACTGGTCGCCCGCGTCATCCTGGACGGCAGCCGCTGA